In one window of Macrobrachium rosenbergii isolate ZJJX-2024 chromosome 11, ASM4041242v1, whole genome shotgun sequence DNA:
- the LOC136843487 gene encoding piggyBac transposable element-derived protein 4-like — protein MANERSDSDWSLSDNDFDISQGSESDSVSEEYDVESDSDTDIGDYDHASVWTRAYPPEDISSGTKLVFTERHTGPISVPPRNSQPIQYLYLFLTDNVIDNIVKQTNKYAADVLATKTEWIASHKRSRFRRWNPVTEDKIKKYLGLNLLMGLIRVKDEREYWSTCRETRIPFFPETMSRDDFLLISRFFHVSDSSKVKPRGDPNFDPWHKIRPFLDSCNELFKKHYKPKETVSIDESMIGMRNRFAYIQYMPNKRHSRYGIKKFELCEADTGYVFHIDLYSGRDFYASGSEKGLSHTVVMSIMEKSRLLNKGYHLVTDNFYTKVPLAEALLENKTSLTGTIRINSKDCHKS, from the coding sequence atggCGAATGAAAGAAGTGATAGTGATTGGTCACTTAGTGACAATGATTTTGACATAAGTCAGGGTTCTGAAAGTGATAGCGTAAGTGAGGAATATGATGTTGAAAGTGATAGTGATACTGATATCGGTGATTATGATCATGCATCCGTCTGGACACGAGCCTACCCGCCGGAAGACATTAGTTCCGGCACGAAATTAGTTTTTACAGAAAGACATACAGGACCAATTAGTGTGCCTCCAAGAAATTCCCAGCCCATTCAATACCTTTATTTGTTCCTGACTGACAATGTCATTGATAATATTgtaaaacaaacgaacaaatatGCAGCTGACGTACTTGCAACCAAAACTGAATGGATTGCTTCTCACAAGCGCAGCCGATTTCGTCGCTGGAACCCTGTGactgaggacaaaataaaaaaatatttaggattgAATTTGTTGATGGGACTTATTCGTGTAAAGGATGAAAGAGAGTATTGGTCTACCTGTCGGGAAACCCGTATACCTTTTTTTCCAGAGACAATGTCACGTGATGATTTTCTCCTTATTAGTAGATTTTTCCATGTTAGTGACAGTTCAAAAGTAAAACCTCGAGGTGATCCAAACTTTGATCCATGGCATAAAATACGCCCATTTTTGGATTCTTGTAATGAATTATTCAAGAAACACTACAAGCCAAAGGAGACCGTGTCTATTGATGAAAGTATGATTGGCATGCGAAACAGATTTGCGTATATTCAGTATATGCCAAATAAACGCCACAGTAGGTACGGAATAAAGAAATTTGAGCTATGTGAAGCAGATACTGGTTATGTTTTTCATATTGACTTGTACTCAGGCAGGGATTTCTATGCTTCCGGTTCAGAAAAGGGATTGTCTCATACAGTTGTTATGAGTATCATGGAAAAGAGTCGGCTCTTGAATAAAGGTTATCATTTGGTGACGGACAATTTTTATACAAAGGTGCCATTAGCCGAAGCATTGCTTGAGAACAAAACATCACTGACAGGCACTATTCGTATAAACTCGAAGGACTGCCACAAatcttga